Proteins encoded together in one Shewanella oneidensis MR-1 window:
- a CDS encoding DNA polymerase II: MSNPSTPTFASLTPESVQGRVLTRHAIARDGNLLLQYYLATESGPVLMELPDTEYICFCHQTDIQALQLQTPGLALRFVPLELKSFKRQAVAGIYAKSSSAFRSLQRIANDAGIPLFEADIRPEQRFLIERFVALDVAFLGHYANKIANNIKCDNDSAIQAINKSENSQGHLSVFTAMRAKAIAPQPTIKLRSISLDFECSFDGLLYSVALYGRDAQAQPYEKVIMVGEVQSDAPQYIEWVSDEAMLIRRLIAWFAEFDPDVIIGWSVVTFDLALLYRRALLHRIPLRLGRGGALLEWKVDNKFRPETLNLPGRVVLDGIDWLKAAFYHFERFSLEFVAQALLGEGKAIHDVENRVQEIDALFTEDKQSLAHYNLTDSRLVWDIFEHTQLWDFALARAELTGLELGRVGASVAAFNHLYLPHLHRAGYVAPAEPASQGIESPGGYVMDSVPGFYQHILVFDFKSLYPSIIRTFLIDPKGLIEGLGDDSLVLDESETVTGFLGARFSRRQPILPKLIQTLSEQREKAKREANAPLSQAIKIIMNSLYGVLGSQGCVFHDAKLASSITMRGHQIMKQTRAWIEEMGYQVIYGDTDSTFVHLGYEPDLSDISALGKQIAAQINANWQAKITKDFELESFLELQFERHYEQFFMPTLRGSEEGSKKRYVGAWRNVSGELEITFKGMEQVRSDWSPLARKVQAELYERMFNQRDISGYLADVIGELQAGKRDDELIFSKRMRRNLEEYTAKSSPHVKVARQLCELTGKASYSKRGAQIDYVITVNGPEPVSHRSSTIDYQYYIDKQIGPIAEPVFSIMKLNYTNIASKQLSLI, from the coding sequence TTGAGCAACCCCAGCACGCCGACTTTTGCCAGCTTGACGCCTGAGAGTGTACAGGGCCGAGTGTTGACACGCCACGCGATTGCACGAGATGGCAATCTGTTGTTGCAATACTATCTCGCTACAGAATCGGGCCCTGTGCTGATGGAATTGCCAGACACTGAATACATTTGCTTTTGTCATCAAACAGATATTCAGGCATTGCAGTTACAAACGCCGGGATTGGCGCTACGTTTTGTGCCACTTGAACTTAAGAGCTTTAAAAGACAAGCCGTGGCGGGGATTTATGCCAAGTCCAGTAGCGCATTTCGAAGTTTACAACGGATTGCAAACGATGCGGGTATTCCATTATTCGAGGCTGATATTCGCCCTGAGCAGCGTTTTTTAATTGAACGCTTTGTCGCTCTCGATGTGGCTTTTTTAGGGCACTATGCTAACAAGATAGCTAACAACATAAAATGTGACAACGACTCAGCAATTCAGGCTATTAACAAAAGTGAGAACAGTCAGGGACATTTATCGGTTTTCACTGCGATGCGCGCAAAAGCGATTGCGCCGCAGCCAACGATTAAATTGCGCTCGATTTCACTTGATTTTGAATGCAGTTTTGATGGTTTACTCTATTCGGTGGCGCTTTATGGGCGTGACGCTCAGGCTCAACCCTATGAAAAAGTGATTATGGTGGGTGAGGTGCAATCTGATGCTCCGCAGTACATCGAATGGGTGAGCGATGAGGCGATGCTTATTCGTCGGTTGATTGCATGGTTTGCGGAGTTTGATCCCGATGTGATCATTGGTTGGTCTGTGGTGACCTTTGACTTGGCTTTGCTATATCGCCGAGCTTTGTTGCATCGCATTCCTTTACGACTAGGTCGTGGCGGCGCACTACTTGAATGGAAAGTTGATAATAAATTTCGACCTGAAACCTTAAACTTACCAGGGCGAGTGGTGCTTGACGGTATCGATTGGTTGAAGGCGGCATTTTATCACTTTGAACGTTTTTCCTTGGAATTTGTCGCCCAAGCATTGCTCGGTGAAGGCAAAGCGATTCATGATGTGGAAAATCGAGTCCAAGAAATCGACGCTTTATTTACTGAAGATAAACAGTCGCTTGCTCACTATAATCTGACTGATAGCCGATTGGTGTGGGATATCTTTGAACATACTCAATTGTGGGATTTTGCCCTCGCACGCGCCGAGTTAACCGGATTAGAACTGGGCCGAGTGGGGGCATCGGTCGCTGCATTTAATCACTTATACCTACCGCATTTACACCGTGCTGGTTACGTCGCGCCCGCAGAACCTGCCAGTCAAGGGATTGAAAGCCCTGGCGGGTATGTGATGGATTCTGTCCCTGGCTTTTATCAGCATATTTTAGTTTTTGACTTTAAAAGTCTTTATCCCTCGATAATCCGTACTTTTTTGATCGATCCCAAAGGGCTCATTGAAGGCTTGGGCGATGATTCGCTCGTTTTGGATGAGTCTGAAACCGTTACCGGTTTTTTAGGGGCTCGTTTTAGTCGGCGACAGCCTATTTTGCCAAAGCTTATTCAAACACTATCTGAGCAGCGCGAAAAAGCTAAGCGGGAAGCGAATGCGCCTTTATCGCAAGCGATTAAAATTATTATGAATTCACTTTATGGGGTGTTAGGTTCCCAAGGTTGTGTATTCCATGATGCAAAGTTGGCGAGCTCCATTACCATGCGTGGTCATCAGATTATGAAACAGACTCGCGCTTGGATTGAGGAGATGGGCTATCAAGTGATTTATGGTGATACCGATTCTACCTTTGTTCACTTAGGTTATGAGCCTGATTTAAGTGATATTTCTGCCTTAGGTAAACAGATTGCCGCGCAAATAAATGCAAACTGGCAGGCTAAAATCACCAAGGACTTTGAGCTAGAAAGTTTTCTCGAGTTACAGTTTGAGCGGCACTACGAGCAGTTTTTCATGCCAACCTTGAGGGGCTCTGAGGAGGGAAGTAAAAAGCGCTATGTTGGCGCTTGGCGTAATGTGAGCGGCGAGTTGGAAATCACTTTTAAGGGGATGGAACAGGTTCGAAGTGATTGGAGCCCTTTAGCGAGAAAGGTTCAGGCCGAACTCTATGAGCGAATGTTCAATCAGCGAGATATTAGCGGTTATCTCGCGGATGTCATAGGCGAACTTCAGGCCGGAAAACGGGATGATGAGCTGATCTTTAGTAAGCGAATGCGTCGAAATCTCGAAGAATACACTGCCAAATCCTCCCCCCATGTGAAAGTCGCACGGCAGCTTTGTGAATTAACCGGCAAGGCATCCTATAGCAAGAGAGGTGCACAGATTGATTATGTCATCACGGTAAACGGTCCTGAGCCAGTTTCCCATAGATCGTCTACAATTGACTATCAGTATTACATTGATAAACAAATCGGTCCTATTGCTGAGCCTGTTTTTTCAATAATGAAATTAAATTACACTAATATTGCCTCAAAACAGCTGTCGTTAATTTGA
- a CDS encoding porin, giving the protein MNKTIVATALAALFLAPTVSAIEIYKDDKNAVEIGGFIDARVINTQGETEVVNGASRINFGFSRELSDGWNAFAKLEWGVNPVGNSDIVYSNRFESVQDEFFYNRLGYAGLSHDKYGTLTIGKQWGAWYDVVYGTNYGFVWDGNTAGVYTFNKDDGAVNGVGRGDKTVQYRNTFGDVSIAAQVQLKNSSFYTCDSVPDQDDCKKLWETGDRSAQQVDYDETYGFAVTYKATDKLTLTAGVNRGEFDVSFGNGESTTAVDLIYGAGIMWGGFDANGWYAAANINKQENHDTDNLGRLIKEAVGAETLLSYKFDNGLRYFVSYNILDAGKDYVIQPNLPIYANDVFKRQFVVAGVHYLMDANTVIYLEGRKDFSDFTGVDEAAMALSEDDGIAIGIRYTL; this is encoded by the coding sequence ATGAACAAAACGATAGTCGCCACTGCGCTAGCAGCACTCTTTCTTGCACCAACCGTATCTGCAATTGAAATCTACAAAGATGATAAAAATGCAGTGGAAATAGGGGGGTTTATTGATGCGCGCGTAATCAACACTCAAGGTGAAACAGAGGTTGTTAATGGTGCTTCTCGAATTAATTTTGGTTTCAGCCGCGAGTTAAGCGATGGCTGGAATGCGTTTGCTAAGTTGGAATGGGGCGTTAACCCTGTTGGCAACAGTGATATTGTGTATAGCAATCGCTTTGAATCTGTTCAAGATGAATTTTTTTATAACCGTTTAGGTTATGCCGGACTGAGCCACGATAAATACGGCACACTCACCATCGGTAAACAATGGGGAGCTTGGTACGATGTTGTTTATGGCACTAACTATGGTTTTGTCTGGGATGGCAATACCGCTGGTGTTTACACCTTTAACAAAGATGATGGTGCAGTCAACGGTGTCGGTCGGGGTGATAAAACAGTTCAATACCGTAACACGTTTGGTGACGTGAGTATTGCTGCGCAAGTACAGCTAAAAAACAGCAGTTTTTATACTTGTGATTCTGTGCCTGACCAAGATGACTGCAAAAAGTTATGGGAGACTGGTGATAGATCTGCCCAGCAAGTTGATTATGACGAAACCTATGGTTTTGCTGTGACTTATAAAGCAACTGACAAATTGACCTTAACCGCTGGTGTTAACCGTGGTGAATTTGACGTTAGCTTTGGGAATGGCGAATCAACTACCGCTGTCGATCTTATCTACGGTGCAGGCATAATGTGGGGCGGGTTTGATGCTAATGGTTGGTATGCAGCCGCTAACATTAACAAGCAAGAAAACCACGATACCGATAATTTAGGCCGTTTGATTAAAGAGGCTGTTGGGGCTGAAACGTTACTGTCGTACAAATTCGATAATGGTCTACGTTACTTCGTGTCCTATAACATTTTAGATGCGGGTAAAGATTATGTCATTCAGCCCAATTTACCCATTTATGCTAACGATGTGTTTAAGCGCCAATTTGTCGTTGCTGGTGTGCACTATCTGATGGATGCCAATACGGTTATCTACTTGGAAGGTCGTAAAGATTTTAGCGATTTTACCGGAGTGGATGAAGCTGCGATGGCGCTTTCAGAAGATGACGGTATCGCTATCGGGATCCGTTATACACTGTAA
- a CDS encoding TonB-dependent receptor plug domain-containing protein yields MHKNNLLAKSVRFALIGGVAATALNVPLVMAADEAGADKKVERIEVTGSRIKRTDMEAASPVLSMNRDEIEATGMISVGDILQTIPAAGSALNTAFNNGGDGSTNMDLRNLGSQRLLVLVNGKRWISSLGSTVDLNTIPTSTIERIDVLKDGASAVYGSDAIAGVVNIITRKNFEGVEVSVYGGQNAKYDDGRQYTADFTVGSVSEKGGLLFNMAHVTQQPIWAGDRDISDTGYSSTADNTRIRVKGSQLNQANQDALAAIGKPNSSGIYDYMSKEGTGANVGMDQFRPRTGSDVYNFAPDNYLSTPQNRNSFYVQGFYDISDNLRVVSDFMMTNRKSSQELAPMPLTLGASFGAAASRVDIGGNNIYNPFGETLYGDSARAVANGKPVGYVPYALQRRMVEAGSRQYNQNDTTYRAMVGLEGNINDNWSWTASYIYGQNNQDVLTTGLLNLTRINQALGDNCNASNGCVALNLFGGPGSVTQDMVDYITFDSVSRSGLTMKDYTFNIAGDLFDLPAGPVGLAFGLERREESGFDTPDPLTVTGESSGNQRDATSGGFRLDEAYAELAIPVIESLLITPAVRVSDHDAYGNNTTGKVGAEFRPMDDMLLRGTWAQGYRAPSISDLYAGSADSYPTWNDPCNTRDSKGNVLNISGLPGCAGVPDGYRQANTQIRISQVSSPDLKPETSESYTFGTVYNPSWLEGAEFTVDYYNIKVEDAIGRYGHTTIARECATGDKVSSCDKIDRDSLGNIVDLRNFLQNAGTYEVEGIDFFTAYRFPETSFGSFKTSLDLAYVLGNEFDGEDRAGIQYGDGGFPELKGSLNIDWAMGDWDAHWKMRYVGELTSDFYANDPANYDFYKDNGYRETFSAYMVHNVSVGYNIEDYNTKVSLGINNLFATEPQAEGPTNNEALSSNNFSVTEYDVNMDRFIYLRATTKF; encoded by the coding sequence ATGCATAAGAATAACTTATTAGCCAAATCTGTGCGTTTCGCATTGATTGGTGGTGTAGCTGCAACTGCATTAAATGTGCCATTAGTCATGGCTGCTGATGAAGCTGGTGCTGATAAAAAAGTAGAGCGTATTGAAGTAACGGGTTCACGTATCAAGCGTACCGATATGGAAGCGGCAAGTCCTGTTCTTTCGATGAATAGAGATGAGATTGAAGCCACAGGTATGATTAGTGTTGGTGATATCTTACAAACAATTCCAGCTGCAGGTTCTGCACTAAACACTGCTTTCAACAATGGTGGTGACGGTTCTACTAACATGGACCTGCGTAACCTTGGGTCTCAACGTCTACTGGTGTTAGTGAATGGTAAGCGCTGGATATCTTCTTTAGGTTCAACGGTTGACTTAAACACAATTCCTACATCAACAATTGAGCGCATCGATGTATTAAAAGATGGTGCTTCAGCGGTTTACGGTTCTGACGCTATTGCGGGTGTTGTTAACATTATTACTCGCAAAAACTTTGAAGGTGTTGAAGTTTCTGTCTATGGCGGACAAAACGCTAAATATGACGATGGTCGCCAATACACCGCTGATTTTACTGTTGGTTCAGTATCTGAAAAAGGTGGCTTATTATTCAACATGGCCCACGTGACTCAGCAACCTATTTGGGCTGGTGACCGTGATATTTCTGATACTGGTTACAGTTCTACTGCGGATAACACTCGTATCCGCGTTAAGGGCTCGCAACTGAATCAAGCTAACCAAGATGCATTAGCTGCTATTGGTAAACCAAACAGTTCTGGTATTTACGACTATATGTCTAAAGAAGGAACTGGCGCCAATGTTGGCATGGATCAATTCCGTCCGCGTACCGGTAGCGATGTTTATAACTTTGCCCCTGATAACTATCTATCTACACCGCAAAACCGTAACTCTTTCTATGTTCAGGGTTTTTATGATATTTCGGACAACTTAAGAGTTGTTTCTGACTTTATGATGACCAACCGTAAGTCATCTCAAGAATTAGCGCCTATGCCTCTGACATTAGGCGCCTCATTTGGCGCTGCTGCAAGTCGTGTGGATATTGGTGGAAATAATATCTATAACCCATTTGGTGAAACACTCTATGGTGATAGTGCACGCGCGGTTGCTAATGGTAAACCTGTTGGGTATGTGCCTTATGCTTTACAGCGCCGTATGGTTGAGGCCGGTTCTCGTCAATACAATCAGAACGATACCACCTATCGTGCAATGGTTGGTCTTGAAGGCAATATCAATGATAACTGGAGTTGGACTGCGAGCTACATCTACGGCCAAAATAACCAAGACGTGTTGACCACAGGTCTACTCAATTTAACGCGTATCAATCAAGCATTAGGTGATAACTGTAATGCAAGCAATGGTTGTGTGGCCTTAAACCTGTTTGGCGGTCCGGGTTCCGTAACTCAAGATATGGTTGATTATATTACTTTCGATAGCGTTAGCCGTTCAGGTTTAACGATGAAAGATTATACATTTAACATCGCGGGTGACCTATTTGACTTACCTGCGGGTCCTGTTGGTTTAGCTTTCGGACTTGAACGTCGTGAAGAATCTGGTTTTGATACGCCAGATCCATTAACTGTAACAGGTGAGTCTTCTGGTAACCAACGCGATGCGACTTCTGGTGGCTTCCGTTTGGATGAAGCTTATGCTGAATTAGCGATTCCTGTAATAGAAAGCTTATTAATTACGCCGGCTGTTCGAGTTTCTGACCACGATGCCTATGGTAACAATACTACGGGTAAAGTGGGCGCTGAATTCCGCCCAATGGATGATATGTTGTTACGTGGTACATGGGCTCAGGGTTACCGTGCTCCATCTATTTCTGATTTATATGCGGGTAGCGCAGATTCTTACCCAACTTGGAATGATCCTTGTAATACAAGAGATTCTAAAGGTAATGTACTTAATATTTCAGGTTTACCAGGATGTGCTGGTGTGCCTGATGGCTATCGTCAAGCCAACACGCAAATTCGGATTTCTCAGGTTTCATCACCCGATTTAAAACCTGAAACTTCAGAGTCATACACTTTTGGTACAGTGTATAACCCATCTTGGTTAGAGGGGGCAGAATTTACCGTTGATTATTATAACATCAAGGTTGAAGATGCAATTGGCCGTTATGGACATACCACTATTGCTCGTGAGTGTGCTACTGGAGATAAGGTTTCCTCTTGCGATAAGATTGACCGTGATAGTTTAGGTAATATTGTTGATTTACGTAACTTCCTCCAAAATGCTGGCACATATGAAGTTGAAGGTATCGACTTCTTCACAGCATATCGATTCCCTGAAACATCATTTGGTTCATTCAAAACTTCACTTGATCTGGCTTATGTTCTTGGTAATGAGTTTGACGGAGAAGATCGTGCAGGTATTCAGTATGGTGATGGTGGTTTCCCTGAACTCAAAGGTAGTTTAAACATTGATTGGGCAATGGGTGATTGGGATGCACATTGGAAAATGCGTTATGTTGGTGAGTTGACCAGTGATTTTTATGCTAATGATCCAGCCAATTATGACTTCTATAAAGACAATGGTTATAGAGAGACATTCAGTGCTTATATGGTTCATAACGTATCTGTTGGTTATAACATTGAAGACTATAACACTAAGGTTTCTTTAGGTATCAATAACTTGTTCGCAACAGAGCCGCAGGCTGAAGGCCCAACTAATAACGAAGCGCTTTCTAGCAACAACTTCTCTGTTACAGAGTATGATGTGAATATGGATCGCTTTATCTATTTACGTGCAACAACCAAGTTCTAA
- a CDS encoding DUF3450 domain-containing protein, giving the protein MSKVSNRTKIATALVGVLALASSNLVVADPLTDAQKADSMIHADAAASQKNVDKYFDQAQDMLFEYGSVADERESLKSYNDYVASLVADQQKSMDAIQNDINGVDKLRQGVVPLMFKMVESLEQFVQLDLPFNSEVRANRVKELKRLLNTAEVTLAEKYRLILDAYSIERDYGSAVDVNQGSLSVDGKEVLVDFFNLGRVALYAQSLDQKTGWMYNPQTKGWDKLEDSYLRELTKGIRIARKQGALDLFALPIPAAETAQ; this is encoded by the coding sequence ATGTCCAAGGTAAGCAATAGAACAAAAATCGCTACTGCACTTGTTGGCGTGCTGGCATTAGCGAGCAGCAACTTAGTGGTTGCAGATCCTCTTACCGACGCGCAAAAAGCGGATAGTATGATCCATGCTGATGCTGCTGCGTCGCAAAAGAACGTTGATAAGTATTTCGATCAAGCGCAAGACATGCTTTTTGAGTATGGTTCTGTTGCTGATGAGCGTGAGTCACTGAAGTCCTATAACGATTATGTTGCCAGCTTAGTCGCTGACCAGCAAAAGTCTATGGACGCGATTCAAAACGACATTAATGGCGTAGATAAGCTGCGTCAGGGTGTTGTGCCTTTAATGTTTAAAATGGTTGAGTCTTTAGAGCAGTTCGTTCAATTAGATTTACCATTCAACTCTGAAGTACGCGCTAACCGCGTAAAAGAGTTAAAAAGACTGTTAAACACAGCTGAAGTGACTTTAGCTGAAAAGTACCGTTTGATCCTTGATGCATACAGTATCGAGCGTGACTATGGTAGTGCTGTAGATGTTAACCAAGGATCATTAAGCGTTGATGGTAAAGAAGTATTAGTTGACTTCTTCAACTTAGGTCGTGTTGCTCTTTATGCACAAAGCTTAGATCAAAAGACAGGCTGGATGTACAACCCACAAACTAAGGGTTGGGACAAGTTAGAAGACAGCTACTTGCGTGAACTGACAAAAGGTATCCGCATTGCCCGTAAACAAGGCGCTCTAGATCTATTCGCATTACCAATTCCTGCTGCGGAGACTGCACAATAA
- a CDS encoding MotA/TolQ/ExbB proton channel family protein, whose amino-acid sequence MKKLITTAVLAASFSLTAGMVSAADAPKTIDQLLQQVKVDRAAEGKVNSKREQEFQAERGDKAALLKREKDALAAEKQRGKDLNQAFLDNERKIAQLEEDLKTAQGDLGEMFGVVKGEAGDFAGKLASSNVSAQYPNRDKFIADLGARKQLPKIEELEKFWQEQLFEMAESGKVVKFQGSVTAIDGSVKTTTIHRVGAYNLTAEGKYVVFNPELNLVQELSIQPEGYQVSSVKKWEQITSGTAPFYIDPARGVLLNIYTNKASFEDRLESGGTIGYIILVLLALGLLIAAERFIVLAVIGAKVKNQAKNVDKPGNNALGRILKVYHENKDVDVETLELKLDEAILKETPALEARIPILKVIAAIGPMLGLLGTVTGMIATFQSIQLFGTGDPKLMAGGISMALVTTVQGLVAALPLMLLHAMLVARSKSITQILEEQSAGIIAAHAEKRAD is encoded by the coding sequence ATGAAGAAGTTAATTACTACAGCTGTATTAGCTGCAAGTTTTTCTTTAACTGCTGGTATGGTTAGCGCTGCTGATGCGCCTAAGACCATCGACCAATTATTGCAGCAAGTTAAAGTTGATCGCGCTGCTGAAGGTAAAGTTAATAGCAAACGTGAACAAGAGTTCCAAGCTGAGCGTGGTGATAAAGCTGCTCTGTTAAAGCGTGAAAAAGATGCGTTAGCGGCGGAAAAACAACGCGGTAAAGACCTGAACCAAGCTTTCTTAGATAACGAGCGTAAAATCGCTCAGTTAGAAGAAGATCTAAAAACCGCTCAAGGTGACTTGGGTGAAATGTTTGGTGTCGTTAAAGGTGAAGCGGGCGATTTCGCTGGTAAATTAGCGAGTTCAAACGTAAGTGCTCAATACCCAAATCGTGACAAATTTATTGCTGATTTAGGTGCGCGTAAGCAATTACCGAAAATTGAAGAACTAGAAAAGTTTTGGCAGGAGCAGCTGTTTGAAATGGCTGAATCTGGCAAAGTGGTTAAATTTCAAGGTTCTGTGACTGCGATTGACGGTTCGGTTAAGACCACTACTATCCACCGTGTGGGAGCTTACAACTTAACTGCAGAAGGTAAATATGTTGTATTTAATCCAGAGTTAAATCTAGTACAAGAACTGTCGATTCAACCTGAAGGTTATCAAGTTAGCTCAGTCAAGAAGTGGGAGCAAATCACTTCTGGTACAGCTCCATTCTATATCGACCCTGCTCGTGGTGTATTGCTGAACATTTACACTAACAAAGCCAGCTTTGAAGATCGTTTAGAATCAGGCGGTACGATTGGTTATATCATCTTAGTATTGTTGGCACTTGGCTTATTAATTGCTGCTGAGCGTTTCATTGTGCTGGCGGTTATTGGCGCAAAAGTGAAAAATCAAGCGAAGAACGTTGATAAACCAGGTAATAACGCACTTGGTCGTATCTTGAAGGTTTACCATGAAAACAAAGATGTTGATGTTGAAACATTGGAGTTGAAATTGGATGAAGCCATTCTAAAAGAAACACCAGCATTAGAAGCGCGTATTCCAATTCTAAAAGTGATTGCTGCTATCGGTCCTATGTTAGGTCTGTTAGGTACAGTAACAGGTATGATTGCAACCTTCCAAAGTATCCAATTGTTCGGTACTGGCGATCCAAAACTGATGGCTGGCGGTATCTCTATGGCATTGGTTACAACAGTTCAAGGTTTGGTTGCGGCACTGCCTCTGATGTTATTGCATGCAATGTTAGTTGCGCGTAGTAAATCAATTACCCAGATTCTGGAAGAGCAAAGTGCTGGCATCATCGCAGCGCATGCTGAGAAGAGGGCTGACTAA
- a CDS encoding MotA/TolQ/ExbB proton channel family protein: MMLYLMDIWDSVRGFMAAGGNVLWLVAFVLFVMWALMIERYWYLKWISPKKHRAIIAAWDAREETTSWYAHRIREAWVSQASQELNDRMLMIKTLVAICPMIGLLGTVTGMISVFDVMAVQGTSNARLMAAGISMATMPTMAGMVAALSGVFVSTRLDQQMKIRLEKLKDRMPHH, encoded by the coding sequence ATGATGCTATACCTGATGGACATATGGGATTCCGTCAGGGGCTTCATGGCCGCTGGAGGAAACGTCCTTTGGCTGGTTGCGTTTGTATTGTTCGTCATGTGGGCTTTGATGATCGAGCGTTATTGGTACCTTAAGTGGATTTCACCAAAAAAACATCGAGCTATCATCGCTGCATGGGATGCAAGAGAGGAAACCACCTCTTGGTACGCACACCGTATCCGTGAAGCTTGGGTGTCCCAAGCTAGTCAAGAGTTGAACGATCGCATGCTGATGATTAAAACCTTAGTAGCTATTTGTCCTATGATAGGTTTGTTAGGTACCGTTACCGGTATGATTTCAGTGTTCGATGTGATGGCAGTTCAGGGGACGAGTAATGCTCGTTTAATGGCGGCCGGTATTTCCATGGCTACCATGCCTACAATGGCGGGAATGGTGGCAGCCTTGTCCGGGGTGTTTGTTAGTACTCGGCTTGATCAACAAATGAAAATCCGGTTAGAAAAGCTAAAAGACCGCATGCCGCACCACTAG
- a CDS encoding ExbD/TolR family protein, which translates to MARKKHSSVDEEAQIDMTPMLDIVFIMLIFFIVTTSFVKPSGLDYNKPKASQATSKPSSNIFIGVSKNGIIMMENRQVDIERVTANVERMLAEAPEAAVMIQADKDTTHGLVVKVLDQVKAAGIDKISVSAGND; encoded by the coding sequence ATGGCACGTAAAAAGCATTCCAGTGTAGATGAGGAAGCGCAAATTGACATGACACCGATGCTCGACATCGTGTTCATTATGTTGATCTTCTTCATTGTGACAACGTCATTTGTAAAGCCATCTGGTTTGGATTACAACAAACCTAAGGCCTCACAAGCGACTTCGAAACCATCTTCTAACATTTTTATTGGTGTCAGTAAGAATGGGATCATTATGATGGAAAACCGTCAGGTTGATATCGAACGCGTCACAGCTAACGTTGAGCGTATGCTCGCCGAAGCACCAGAGGCGGCAGTAATGATCCAAGCAGATAAAGATACCACTCATGGCTTAGTGGTTAAAGTATTAGACCAAGTCAAAGCGGCCGGTATAGATAAGATTTCGGTATCTGCGGGGAACGATTAA
- a CDS encoding energy transducer TonB has translation MLRALVSIIIGAAVTLGLFWFMAFLVGGGAQRAETSAETPVIEITMDRQDSKAQSKQRVVPQPPPPPAQPEKPQAAPPETSSNIDTAMSFNMGGVEAGGHSAGGFKLGNMMSRDGDATPIVRIEPQYPIAAARDGKEGWVQLRFTINELGGVEDVEVIQAEPKRLFDKEAIRALNKWKYKPKIVDGKPLKQPGMTVQLDFTLEKGGN, from the coding sequence ATGTTAAGAGCACTAGTATCGATCATTATTGGTGCTGCTGTGACTTTGGGATTGTTCTGGTTTATGGCTTTTCTGGTCGGGGGCGGCGCACAGCGCGCCGAAACCTCAGCCGAGACTCCAGTGATTGAAATCACCATGGACAGACAGGATTCAAAAGCGCAGAGCAAACAAAGGGTCGTACCTCAACCTCCGCCACCACCAGCACAGCCTGAGAAGCCTCAAGCTGCGCCGCCAGAAACGTCATCAAATATTGATACGGCAATGTCGTTCAATATGGGGGGCGTGGAAGCGGGTGGTCATAGTGCCGGTGGCTTCAAACTGGGTAATATGATGAGCCGTGACGGAGATGCGACCCCAATCGTTCGTATCGAGCCACAATATCCAATCGCAGCAGCACGTGATGGCAAAGAAGGTTGGGTACAATTGCGCTTTACCATTAACGAGTTAGGTGGTGTTGAGGACGTAGAAGTTATTCAAGCTGAACCTAAGCGTTTATTCGATAAAGAAGCCATCCGTGCGCTGAATAAGTGGAAATACAAGCCAAAGATTGTTGATGGTAAGCCACTTAAGCAGCCTGGTATGACCGTACAGTTGGACTTCACTTTAGAGAAAGGAGGCAATTAA